One genomic region from Leptolyngbyaceae cyanobacterium JSC-12 encodes:
- a CDS encoding putative transmembrane sensor domain protein (IMG reference gene:2510095346~PFAM: CHASE2 domain) gives MRQQKGWRVQPVAKVVVLKFGKGSFEQGFPVILQLSEENALPFAEITGELDPASDLPNFYRQWQTAYRRVEFTGRPIGLPKSTQPQGTTAECEMLAKQLRDRFNAWLLSESFRRIREMWLEQLSPTEPIRVVIQTDTPQLRRLPWSEWELLERYPQAEIALSPLDFGRHTAQPSPTTRVRILAILGNSQGIDVQKDRALLEQLSHAEVTFLVEPERQQLSDRLWEQSWEILFFAGHSASQESDQTGLIHLNQHETLSLSQLKHALEKAVNRGLKLAIFNSCDGLGLARELASLQIPQLIVMREPVPDRVAEAFLKYFLAAYSSGETLYLAVRQARERLQGLEDQFPCASWLPVICQHPAEIPPTWAQLRQAVEPQLSPGLPQPRFKRGLVRVQPKLGWVVAISVMMTGLLTGVRYLGGLQPLELRAFDHLLQMRPKEPKDERLLVIEVTEKDLQDQRQHDPKMPSDVSLSDRTLEQLLATLEPLQPRAIGLDIYRDYSTSPKFPALATRLKTHDRLIFVCKVGTPNTKDFGIKPPPELSPQQALERLGLSNVMSDQDGVVRRHLLGMEPDAVCITDAALSVQLALHYLAAQEVFLNFTPDGNWQFGKTLIKPIEFPTGGYFKLDGRGHQILLNYRSPDNASSFHTPEDVAPRISLGAALSGGLTLDAVKDKLVLIGTTAKTDQFNDYFSTPYRNEQGDVHQIPGVMLHAQMTSQLMSAVLDGRSLLWTLPVFWETLWILGWSILGGFLAFYLQKPVFLGCVCSVAIVTLYGLCLGLLIQTGCWLPLVPAAIGCIGTTAGIVVSQMRVAQKPLHSSVSQEE, from the coding sequence ATGAGACAGCAGAAGGGTTGGAGAGTGCAGCCAGTGGCTAAGGTCGTCGTCTTGAAGTTTGGCAAAGGCAGCTTTGAGCAGGGCTTCCCAGTCATTCTGCAACTGAGCGAAGAAAACGCCCTCCCCTTTGCCGAAATCACAGGTGAACTGGACCCTGCTTCTGACCTGCCGAATTTTTATCGCCAGTGGCAAACGGCTTATCGTCGCGTTGAGTTTACAGGTCGCCCCATCGGCTTGCCAAAGTCCACTCAGCCCCAAGGAACGACCGCCGAGTGTGAAATGCTTGCCAAGCAATTACGCGATCGCTTCAATGCCTGGCTTCTGTCCGAATCATTTCGGCGCATTCGAGAAATGTGGTTAGAGCAACTCAGCCCCACCGAGCCGATCCGCGTTGTAATCCAAACTGATACCCCTCAATTGCGGCGATTGCCCTGGAGCGAATGGGAACTACTCGAACGCTATCCCCAGGCTGAAATTGCCCTTAGCCCACTAGACTTTGGCAGACACACTGCCCAGCCTTCCCCCACAACCCGCGTTCGCATTCTGGCGATTTTGGGCAACAGTCAGGGGATTGATGTGCAAAAAGATCGTGCTCTACTGGAGCAGTTGAGTCATGCTGAGGTGACTTTTCTGGTGGAGCCAGAGCGCCAGCAACTTAGCGATCGACTCTGGGAGCAAAGCTGGGAAATTTTGTTTTTCGCTGGACATAGCGCCAGTCAAGAATCTGACCAGACGGGGCTGATCCATTTGAACCAGCATGAAACACTCAGCCTCAGTCAGTTAAAACACGCCCTGGAGAAGGCCGTAAATCGGGGACTTAAGTTAGCAATTTTCAACTCCTGTGACGGGTTAGGCTTGGCGCGAGAACTGGCATCCCTGCAAATCCCTCAGCTAATCGTCATGCGTGAACCTGTACCTGATCGCGTGGCAGAAGCATTTTTGAAATACTTTCTTGCAGCGTATTCCAGTGGTGAAACATTGTATCTCGCAGTGCGTCAGGCACGAGAACGCTTGCAAGGACTCGAAGATCAGTTTCCCTGTGCCAGTTGGTTGCCTGTGATCTGTCAACATCCAGCCGAAATTCCCCCAACTTGGGCACAGCTAAGGCAGGCAGTGGAACCTCAATTATCTCCAGGGTTACCCCAACCTCGGTTCAAACGGGGCTTAGTTCGAGTGCAGCCTAAATTAGGCTGGGTAGTGGCTATCAGTGTGATGATGACAGGGTTACTCACTGGAGTCCGTTACCTGGGAGGATTGCAACCGCTGGAACTCCGTGCCTTTGACCACTTGCTGCAAATGCGCCCTAAAGAACCGAAAGATGAGCGATTGTTAGTAATTGAGGTAACAGAAAAAGATCTGCAAGATCAACGTCAGCATGATCCCAAAATGCCATCTGATGTTTCCCTTTCCGATCGCACCCTCGAGCAACTGTTGGCGACCCTAGAACCACTACAACCACGAGCGATTGGATTAGATATTTACCGCGATTACTCTACCAGTCCAAAATTTCCAGCCTTGGCAACCCGACTCAAAACCCACGATCGCCTGATTTTCGTTTGCAAAGTTGGTACTCCTAATACGAAGGATTTTGGCATCAAACCGCCACCAGAACTGTCTCCTCAACAAGCCCTGGAGCGATTAGGCTTGAGCAACGTGATGAGCGATCAAGATGGAGTAGTTCGGCGACACCTGTTAGGCATGGAACCAGATGCGGTTTGTATTACGGATGCAGCATTGAGCGTGCAACTGGCACTTCACTACCTGGCTGCTCAGGAAGTTTTTCTAAACTTTACCCCGGACGGGAACTGGCAGTTTGGGAAAACACTCATTAAACCCATTGAATTTCCCACGGGTGGCTACTTCAAACTTGATGGGCGAGGGCATCAAATTTTGCTGAATTACCGTTCTCCTGACAATGCCAGTTCATTTCATACCCCGGAAGATGTGGCTCCACGCATTAGCCTGGGTGCTGCTTTATCAGGTGGGTTAACGCTGGATGCCGTGAAAGACAAACTGGTGTTAATCGGCACAACTGCTAAAACCGACCAGTTTAATGATTATTTCTCAACTCCCTATCGCAACGAACAGGGTGACGTTCATCAGATTCCGGGAGTAATGTTACACGCCCAAATGACCAGTCAATTGATGAGTGCAGTACTGGATGGGCGATCGCTCCTGTGGACATTGCCTGTGTTTTGGGAAACGCTTTGGATTCTGGGCTGGTCGATTCTGGGCGGATTCCTGGCATTCTACTTGCAAAAGCCTGTGTTTTTGGGATGTGTCTGTAGTGTAGCGATCGTCACCCTTTACGGTTTGTGTTTAGGACTGTTGATTCAAACAGGGTGCTGGTTACCGCTGGTACCCGCAGCGATTGGTTGTATCGGTACTACGGCTGGCATAGTGGTGAGTCAAATGCGGGTTGCTCAAAAACCCCTACATTCGTCTGTTTCTCAGGAGGAATGA
- a CDS encoding hypothetical protein (IMG reference gene:2510095344), giving the protein MDDAAFSLFIGFGVLWTMMGAVAVIALLQADGQKIQFGKWGLVVTVPIVVPLIAALVFAAIWHP; this is encoded by the coding sequence ATGGATGATGCGGCGTTTAGTCTGTTTATTGGGTTTGGGGTGCTGTGGACGATGATGGGAGCTGTAGCTGTTATTGCCCTGCTGCAAGCGGATGGCCAAAAAATTCAGTTTGGTAAGTGGGGGTTAGTGGTGACAGTGCCGATTGTGGTGCCATTGATTGCCGCATTGGTGTTTGCAGCAATTTGGCACCCGTAG
- a CDS encoding protein of unknown function DUF928 (IMG reference gene:2510095347~PFAM: Domain of Unknown Function (DUF928)), producing MIIVPRCLAVATVAISLAFFTKLEPVQSFPPAKQVVAQSSTAKLPQFTRPPLPKRGAPGNAGRGAGSRSCLMLAKPSSQPMLNNLNALVPEEQVDKVTHVWGLTTLEHPTLWFYIPYDNAGIDSIGFTLQDEDGQLVQKVSVPVPQTTGLIRVKLSDAKPGLQVGRAYNWFFTVRGKCFGNPVVFVEGWIARTSLDAAIHDRLQQASPSQQAALFAEKGIWYDALNLLATLRQSDPQDTTAIANWTALLKESGMEPLATQAIGH from the coding sequence ATGATTATTGTCCCTCGTTGTCTGGCAGTTGCTACTGTTGCAATCTCGCTAGCATTTTTCACCAAACTCGAACCCGTTCAATCTTTCCCTCCAGCCAAACAAGTCGTTGCCCAATCCTCAACTGCAAAGCTTCCTCAGTTTACTCGCCCACCTTTACCTAAGCGGGGTGCCCCAGGTAATGCAGGACGAGGAGCCGGAAGCCGCTCTTGCTTGATGTTGGCAAAACCCTCATCCCAACCCATGTTGAACAACCTGAATGCACTGGTACCAGAAGAACAGGTTGACAAAGTGACTCACGTTTGGGGGTTAACAACCCTAGAACACCCTACTCTTTGGTTTTATATTCCTTACGACAATGCTGGGATCGACTCGATTGGATTCACACTCCAGGATGAGGATGGACAACTAGTACAAAAAGTATCGGTGCCTGTTCCCCAAACAACGGGGTTGATTCGTGTCAAGTTGTCTGATGCCAAACCAGGCTTACAAGTTGGTCGGGCTTATAACTGGTTTTTTACAGTGCGCGGGAAATGTTTTGGTAATCCAGTAGTGTTTGTGGAAGGATGGATTGCGCGAACTTCATTGGATGCGGCTATTCACGATCGCCTGCAGCAAGCTTCTCCATCCCAACAAGCCGCTCTATTCGCCGAAAAAGGTATCTGGTACGATGCCCTCAATCTTCTAGCAACCTTGCGCCAATCCGATCCCCAAGATACAACTGCGATCGCAAACTGGACAGCGCTATTGAAAGAATCTGGCATGGAACCCCTGGCAACCCAGGCGATTGGACACTAA
- a CDS encoding hypothetical protein (IMG reference gene:2510095348), with protein sequence MKHALSHQSFAPKAVPVLAGLILLAAPTRSATPAMELANSTPQETNQNQPTATPNLATPSPPGPTKQSQSSKQSSNQSVSDRDRVYIEDIYPEYCRSYFHRRDWVSMFEYQTGMYRCLYGTDHD encoded by the coding sequence ATGAAACATGCTTTGTCTCATCAATCTTTCGCTCCTAAAGCAGTGCCCGTGCTCGCAGGGCTAATTTTGCTGGCAGCACCCACGAGATCTGCGACTCCTGCGATGGAACTCGCAAATTCCACCCCCCAAGAAACTAACCAAAACCAACCGACAGCAACACCGAACTTGGCAACGCCCTCCCCGCCCGGACCCACCAAACAATCGCAATCCTCTAAGCAATCTTCAAATCAGAGCGTTAGTGATCGCGATCGCGTCTATATCGAAGACATCTATCCCGAATATTGCCGTTCCTACTTCCATCGGCGTGATTGGGTGAGTATGTTTGAGTATCAAACGGGAATGTATCGTTGTTTATATGGTACGGATCACGACTAA
- a CDS encoding hypothetical protein (IMG reference gene:2510095350), translating to MLPFVAVPSTIAQEFGKYRDLFCRGAGFEQVSRYVTGLLLSENKTLQGIAGQWVAGGEVGGRRAMHAAVFEAGWRSSELMSHHRAVIAKEHQGRGREVISLDWTLSHHDWGKQIFGVKRSYDYVEHRMSCFQTVVTATIANRHLIDGIDVVVQFPDFSVAEREYLKVTAKSHYDDLDQVRERLIEMLHYHKNRLEYRKRTEIAVEIVRQVEAEGQFPTADYAFDNGVLTVELTTMIESAGKHWVSEVESSRNILWNDQWQRVDAIGLELRIHHPESFRPIQVTCRNGETKPIWAFTKVVRLKKFGRKRLVIVHEQADLQDPPRFLLTDALHWESGRVMQTWSYRWSCEVFHEVSKQHTGLESAQVRNEEAVNRHFRLSCVAQSILQRTACSGAQSERFEFAQGKQTVGQKLYTLTRQAFDDLLQFIVTRCSHGHTNEQILQALLPS from the coding sequence ATGCTGCCCTTTGTCGCTGTGCCATCGACGATTGCTCAAGAGTTTGGGAAATATCGAGACCTGTTCTGCCGAGGCGCAGGCTTTGAGCAGGTGAGTCGCTATGTGACCGGATTGCTGTTGAGTGAGAACAAAACCTTGCAAGGGATTGCCGGACAATGGGTAGCAGGTGGGGAGGTCGGCGGACGAAGAGCGATGCACGCAGCGGTGTTTGAGGCGGGCTGGAGGAGTTCAGAGTTAATGTCCCATCATCGTGCTGTGATAGCCAAAGAGCATCAGGGGCGAGGGCGAGAAGTCATCAGTCTGGATTGGACGCTCAGCCATCACGATTGGGGCAAGCAGATCTTTGGGGTGAAGCGATCCTATGATTATGTGGAACATCGGATGAGTTGCTTTCAAACGGTGGTGACGGCGACGATTGCGAACCGCCACCTAATTGATGGGATTGACGTGGTGGTGCAGTTTCCAGATTTTTCAGTGGCAGAACGGGAGTATCTGAAGGTGACGGCAAAATCCCACTATGACGATTTAGACCAAGTGCGAGAACGACTGATTGAGATGTTGCATTATCACAAGAATCGATTGGAGTATCGCAAACGCACCGAGATTGCCGTCGAGATTGTGCGCCAAGTGGAAGCGGAAGGACAATTTCCCACCGCCGATTATGCGTTTGACAATGGGGTGTTGACTGTTGAGTTAACCACCATGATTGAGTCCGCAGGAAAACACTGGGTGAGTGAAGTTGAAAGTTCTCGCAACATCTTGTGGAATGACCAATGGCAACGGGTAGATGCGATTGGTTTAGAACTCAGAATCCATCACCCAGAGAGCTTTCGCCCGATTCAAGTCACTTGCCGCAACGGCGAAACGAAACCGATTTGGGCATTTACCAAAGTCGTGCGCCTCAAGAAGTTTGGACGCAAGCGATTGGTCATCGTCCACGAGCAAGCAGATTTACAAGACCCACCTCGCTTCCTGCTCACCGATGCGTTGCATTGGGAAAGTGGGCGAGTCATGCAGACTTGGAGTTATCGATGGTCCTGCGAGGTCTTTCATGAGGTGAGCAAACAGCACACCGGGCTAGAGTCGGCTCAGGTGCGGAACGAGGAAGCGGTCAACCGTCACTTCCGTCTTAGTTGCGTGGCGCAGTCGATTCTGCAACGGACTGCCTGTTCTGGCGCACAATCTGAACGATTTGAGTTTGCTCAAGGCAAGCAAACGGTGGGACAGAAGCTCTATACCCTCACTCGTCAAGCCTTTGATGATTTGCTGCAATTCATTGTGACGCGATGTTCTCACGGACATACAAATGAACAGATTTTACAAGCTCTCCTCCCCAGTTGA
- a CDS encoding tRNA (5-methylaminomethyl-2-thiouridylate)-methyltransferase (IMG reference gene:2510095345~PFAM: tRNA methyl transferase~TIGRFAM: tRNA (5-methylaminomethyl-2-thiouridylate)-methyltransferase) encodes MDKVVVGLSGGVDSSTAAAILHQQGYEVIGLTLWLMRGKGQCCSEGMVDAAKLCDQLHIPHHVVDTREVFDKYIVDFLVTGYSDGITPLPCSQCNKAVKFGPMLNYARNELNCDRIATGHYARIRYDEATGRHQLLRAVDRSKDQSYFLYDLSQEILSHVLFPLGEYSKTETRRIAASFGLHTADKPESQDLCLVEANGSMRAFLDKYITPQKGEIVDQSGQVLGYHEGVHHYTIGQRKGLGIAHSEPLYVVALDAVKNQVIVGDRAATLSPDCTVQRVNWVAIAAPATPIRADVQIRYRAAAVPATIVPLEGDRVRVVFDEPQSSVTPGQAAVWYDGEMLLGGGIIERQS; translated from the coding sequence ATGGATAAGGTTGTGGTGGGACTCTCTGGCGGAGTCGATAGTTCAACAGCAGCAGCAATTTTGCACCAGCAAGGGTATGAAGTGATTGGGCTGACCCTCTGGTTAATGCGTGGCAAAGGTCAATGCTGTTCAGAAGGCATGGTGGATGCCGCTAAGCTCTGTGACCAGTTGCATATCCCTCACCACGTGGTAGACACCCGCGAAGTATTTGACAAATACATTGTGGATTTCTTGGTGACGGGTTACAGCGATGGCATTACGCCCCTGCCCTGCTCGCAATGCAATAAAGCAGTGAAGTTTGGTCCCATGCTGAACTATGCTCGGAATGAATTGAACTGCGATCGCATTGCAACAGGTCACTATGCTCGTATTCGCTACGACGAAGCCACAGGGCGGCATCAGCTTTTGCGAGCTGTTGATCGCAGTAAAGATCAGTCTTACTTTCTGTACGACTTATCTCAAGAGATCTTGTCCCATGTGCTGTTTCCGCTGGGTGAATATTCCAAGACTGAAACCCGCCGCATTGCTGCCAGCTTTGGGCTACACACGGCGGATAAACCAGAGAGCCAGGATCTGTGTTTAGTAGAAGCGAACGGCTCTATGCGGGCGTTTTTAGATAAGTACATCACCCCCCAAAAAGGCGAGATTGTGGATCAATCAGGTCAGGTATTGGGCTATCACGAGGGTGTGCATCATTACACAATTGGGCAACGTAAGGGCTTGGGCATTGCTCATAGTGAACCACTTTACGTCGTAGCACTGGATGCAGTTAAGAATCAAGTGATTGTGGGCGATCGCGCTGCCACACTCTCCCCCGACTGTACGGTTCAACGGGTGAACTGGGTCGCGATCGCTGCGCCTGCCACTCCTATCCGGGCTGACGTTCAGATTCGGTATCGTGCTGCTGCCGTTCCCGCGACGATTGTTCCCCTGGAGGGCGATCGTGTGCGAGTCGTGTTCGACGAACCCCAATCCAGCGTCACACCTGGACAGGCAGCCGTCTGGTACGATGGCGAAATGCTCTTAGGTGGCGGCATTATCGAACGACAGTCCTAA
- a CDS encoding hypothetical protein (IMG reference gene:2510095352) yields the protein MSGSMKEACLEADTMAIWVNEQFDQCGILRACIACCDEKQAQDCHESFRDNLTDDQIAEGWTAQLRKVETWDDVPVNALKLD from the coding sequence ATGTCAGGATCAATGAAGGAAGCGTGTTTAGAGGCAGACACAATGGCAATTTGGGTGAATGAGCAATTTGACCAATGTGGTATTTTACGGGCATGTATTGCTTGCTGCGATGAAAAACAAGCACAGGACTGCCACGAATCGTTTCGCGATAACTTGACTGATGACCAGATTGCAGAAGGGTGGACAGCGCAACTCCGTAAGGTGGAAACGTGGGATGATGTCCCAGTCAATGCTTTAAAGCTCGATTAG
- a CDS encoding K+ transport system, NAD-binding component (IMG reference gene:2510095353~PFAM: TrkA-N domain; Ion channel; TrkA-C domain) → MNTIRLTRSQLGIDQQYRRLQQQLLTGIFLLFGVFLLGTSWYHLIEGWRWADAAYMSVITLATVGFMEVQPLGDRGRLFTIVLILLGVISIGYIVNRFTDAIIQGYFQEGLRRQRLRRVMEALSGHYIICGFGRMGQQIAAEFQAEGVNFVVTDTNLDPIHLAEELGYIAFQGDATLDETLQQVRIQQAACLIAALPSDAENLYTVLSAKTLNPKIRAIARASTEEALVKLQRAGADAVISPYITGGKRMAAAALRPQVMDFVDGILSGGDRTFYIEEFELAFETSPYVGKTLREARLRSQSGALVLAIRRMDGTAIVGPNAETILMLGDHLLCMGTAEQIRRLNQILFPMKSDSPRPPKQT, encoded by the coding sequence GTGAATACAATTCGATTGACTCGATCACAACTAGGGATTGACCAGCAGTACCGCCGCCTGCAACAGCAACTCTTAACGGGGATTTTTCTCCTCTTCGGTGTGTTCTTGCTGGGGACGAGCTGGTATCACCTGATCGAAGGCTGGCGCTGGGCGGATGCGGCGTATATGTCAGTGATCACGCTGGCGACGGTGGGTTTTATGGAGGTGCAACCCCTGGGCGATCGCGGACGATTGTTTACTATTGTGCTGATCTTGCTGGGGGTAATTAGCATCGGTTATATCGTCAACCGATTTACAGATGCGATTATTCAAGGCTACTTTCAAGAAGGTTTGCGACGACAACGGCTGCGGCGAGTTATGGAAGCACTGTCTGGGCATTACATCATTTGTGGGTTTGGTCGCATGGGGCAACAAATTGCGGCGGAGTTTCAGGCAGAGGGTGTGAACTTTGTGGTGACAGATACGAACCTGGATCCGATTCATTTGGCAGAAGAGTTGGGCTATATCGCATTTCAGGGTGATGCCACGCTAGATGAAACGCTCCAGCAAGTACGCATCCAGCAAGCCGCCTGTTTAATTGCGGCGTTGCCTTCCGATGCCGAAAATCTGTACACTGTGTTGTCGGCAAAGACGCTGAATCCCAAAATTCGGGCGATCGCCCGTGCTAGCACCGAAGAGGCATTAGTTAAGCTGCAACGAGCCGGAGCCGATGCCGTAATCTCTCCTTACATCACCGGGGGGAAGCGGATGGCAGCGGCAGCCCTGCGTCCTCAAGTGATGGATTTTGTTGATGGAATTTTATCCGGCGGCGATCGCACCTTTTACATTGAAGAGTTTGAACTGGCATTTGAAACCAGCCCGTATGTCGGCAAAACCTTGCGAGAGGCACGCTTGCGATCGCAGTCGGGCGCACTGGTTCTCGCAATTCGTCGGATGGATGGGACTGCGATCGTCGGTCCGAATGCTGAAACAATACTCATGCTAGGCGATCACCTTCTGTGCATGGGAACTGCCGAGCAAATTCGGCGACTTAATCAGATTTTGTTTCCTATGAAGTCTGATTCGCCTCGCCCACCTAAGCAAACCTAG
- a CDS encoding chorismate synthase (IMG reference gene:2510095354~PFAM: Chorismate synthase~TIGRFAM: chorismate synthase) — translation MGNTFGHLFRITTFGESHGGGVGVVIDGCPPRLEISTKEIQFELDRRRPGQSKITTPRKEADQCEILSGVFEGKTLGTPISILVRNQDQRSQDYDEIAVKYRPSHADATYDAKYGIRNYQGGGRSSARETIGRVAAGAIAKKILHQVAGVEIVGYVKRIKDLEGAVDPETVTLEQVESNIIRCPDTEAAERMVELVECYRDQGDSLGGVVECVARKVPKGLGMPVFDKLEADLAKAVMSLPATKGFEIGSGFAGTLMSGSEHNDEFYTDAEGNIRTTTNRSGGVQGGISNGETIIIRVAFKPTATIRKEQKTVTKEGEAVTLAAKGRHDPCVLPRAVPMVEAMVALVLCDHLLRQHGQCGVV, via the coding sequence ATGGGCAACACATTTGGACATTTGTTTCGCATTACTACCTTTGGTGAGTCGCACGGTGGCGGCGTAGGAGTTGTGATTGATGGGTGCCCTCCCCGGTTGGAAATTTCCACTAAGGAAATTCAGTTTGAGCTAGATCGCCGTCGGCCGGGACAGAGCAAAATCACTACCCCTCGCAAAGAGGCAGATCAATGCGAGATTTTGTCGGGTGTGTTTGAAGGCAAAACCCTGGGAACACCGATTTCCATTCTGGTTCGTAATCAAGACCAGCGCTCCCAAGACTACGACGAGATAGCAGTCAAATATCGTCCTTCCCATGCCGATGCTACTTACGACGCTAAATATGGCATCCGTAATTATCAGGGTGGCGGACGCTCATCTGCACGAGAAACGATTGGACGTGTGGCAGCAGGGGCGATCGCCAAAAAAATCCTGCACCAAGTTGCTGGTGTGGAAATCGTTGGTTATGTCAAGCGCATCAAAGATTTAGAAGGTGCTGTTGACCCCGAAACAGTAACCTTGGAGCAAGTAGAGAGCAACATTATACGTTGTCCTGATACGGAAGCTGCTGAACGCATGGTAGAGCTAGTTGAATGCTACCGGGATCAGGGCGATTCCTTGGGTGGTGTAGTAGAATGCGTAGCACGAAAGGTGCCAAAAGGTTTGGGAATGCCTGTTTTTGACAAGTTAGAGGCAGATCTAGCAAAAGCCGTCATGTCGCTTCCAGCGACCAAAGGCTTTGAAATTGGTTCTGGATTTGCTGGCACTTTAATGTCTGGCAGCGAACACAACGATGAATTTTACACCGACGCGGAAGGCAATATTCGTACTACAACTAATCGTTCTGGCGGTGTTCAAGGTGGTATTTCCAATGGTGAAACGATTATTATCCGAGTTGCCTTCAAGCCCACGGCAACCATTCGCAAAGAACAAAAAACTGTGACGAAAGAGGGGGAAGCAGTGACCCTTGCAGCTAAGGGACGGCATGATCCTTGTGTTCTGCCCCGGGCTGTACCAATGGTAGAAGCGATGGTCGCGTTGGTGCTATGTGATCATTTACTGCGGCAACATGGGCAATGTGGTGTAGTCTAA
- a CDS encoding acetyltransferase (IMG reference gene:2510095349~PFAM: Acetyltransferase (GNAT) family) — translation MSIASAHVTLRSVRPDDVEAVFNLILALADYEKLSHQVTGSVDELRSHLFGERRFADAIVAEVDRTIVGFALFFYNYSTFLTKPGIYLEDLFVLPNYRRYGIGTALLTHLAKTAIAQGCGRLEWSVLDWNTPAISFYQRIGHNLASYRSRKNDRQSTGEESL, via the coding sequence ATGTCGATCGCGTCTGCTCATGTGACTCTACGTTCCGTAAGACCTGATGATGTGGAAGCTGTTTTTAATCTGATTCTGGCACTTGCCGACTACGAAAAACTCAGCCATCAAGTAACAGGCAGTGTGGATGAGCTAAGAAGCCACTTGTTTGGTGAACGGCGATTTGCCGATGCGATCGTGGCTGAAGTAGATAGAACGATTGTTGGATTTGCCTTGTTCTTCTACAACTATTCCACTTTTTTAACCAAACCTGGAATTTATCTGGAAGATCTATTCGTATTGCCCAACTACCGCCGTTATGGCATTGGCACTGCATTACTGACTCATCTGGCAAAAACCGCGATCGCCCAAGGATGCGGTCGTCTGGAATGGAGCGTACTCGACTGGAACACCCCTGCCATCTCCTTCTATCAACGTATCGGACACAACTTGGCAAGTTACCGAAGTAGAAAAAACGATCGCCAATCAACTGGGGAGGAGAGCTTGTAA